The segment ACGGTAAATCTGCTCGATATCTGCATAGAAACCACCTCCGGCCACCATATTACATCATGCGCGATGTAATTTCAATGGTTACATTAGAACTTGCCGTTCTGGTTCTGCCAGGTCTCTTTGTCAGCAATGGTTTCCATAACATCCCAATGCTCTGCCACCTTGCCGTTCTCAATTCTCCACAGATCGTAGTACGAGGTAGGAGCTCCGCCAAAGGTACCTTCGGAAACAGCCAGCACATAATTGCCCTGTGCAAGAACCTGATGCACGGTATCGTAAATCATCTGAATGCCCTGCTTTCCAAGTGCCTCCAGAGCAGCGCCGAGACCGGAAAGGCCATCCGCAATTCCTGTGTTGTGCTGAATATAGGTATCGCCGTCAAAGTAGGAAGGTGTCTTTTCAGGAGCCTTGCCCTGCATTACATCATGAAGGAAGTTCTTGATGATATCACGGTTTTCCTCCGTCTTATCGAGGTCTTCCAACGAGTCGTACCCGTCAACCTGTGTATGACCGGACGGATTCGGAGCTGCCTTGGCTGCGAGATTGTCCCAATGCTCTGCAATCTTGCCGTCATCATCGAAACGGAAGATGTCAAAAGCGACCTGCTCGC is part of the Galactobacillus timonensis genome and harbors:
- a CDS encoding nuclear transport factor 2 family protein, whose product is MANKEKALALIGTFASGDTAKAKELLAPGYIQHNLAYGTGAEAFVGSVAYLASAPVKTTVNNIRAFEDGDKVFLQTIYNFAGAGEQVAFDIFRFDDDGKIAEHWDNLAAKAAPNPSGHTQVDGYDSLEDLDKTEENRDIIKNFLHDVMQGKAPEKTPSYFDGDTYIQHNTGIADGLSGLGAALEALGKQGIQMIYDTVHQVLAQGNYVLAVSEGTFGGAPTSYYDLWRIENGKVAEHWDVMETIADKETWQNQNGKF